The Medicago truncatula cultivar Jemalong A17 chromosome 4, MtrunA17r5.0-ANR, whole genome shotgun sequence genome includes a region encoding these proteins:
- the LOC11406234 gene encoding uncharacterized protein produces MEKLVRSCDKEYMRMAMLKHEETFKQQVYELHRLYRIQKILMQNMEARRGVEVKEQEWYFKNAISLTQNANHHHKGGQEKTQIKFDLERPAEEHTAESDDEGLEIIDETEIELTLGPSSYNRSKKIETPLTSESGHSLSSSSTGSSDINKTRRWRTHHSNGMKREEPSGIIRNSSFGIEEQLRQERLKQSPWFFQVMNLNMT; encoded by the exons ATGGAGAAGCTTGTTAGGTCATGTGACAAAGAATACATGAGGATGGCCATGTTAAAGCATGAAGAAACTTTCAAACAACAG GTATACGAGCTTCATCGGTTGTATCGAATACAAAAGATACTGATGCAAAATATGGAGGCAAGAAGAGGAGTTGAAGTAAAAGAACAAGAATGGTACTTCAAGAATGCAATTAGTTTAACTCAAAATgctaatcatcatcataaagGTGGACAAGAAAAGACTCAAATCAAATTTGATCTTGAAAGGCCTGCAGAGGAGCACACTGCAGAATCAGATGACGAGGGGCTAGAGATCATCGACGAGACTGAAATTGAGCTGACATTAGGCCCGTCGAGTTATAACCGTAGCAAGAAAATTGAAACACCACTAACTTCAGAATCAGGACATAGTTTGTCTTCATCTTCAACTGGATCAAGTGatataaacaaaacaagaagATGGAGGACACATCATAGCAATGGAATGAAAAGAGAAGAACCAAGTGGAATTATCAGAAACAGTAGTTTTGGTATTGAAGAACAATTAAGACAAGAGAGATTAAAACAATCACCTTGGTTTTTTCAAGTGATG